In Macrobrachium rosenbergii isolate ZJJX-2024 chromosome 6, ASM4041242v1, whole genome shotgun sequence, a genomic segment contains:
- the LOC136839260 gene encoding protein unzipped-like isoform X2 produces the protein MIKGTQLVLLVGVMAHCCYALEMARIHIPHGQDLTSSTLQWVDVVAGHNPPENAVHVTPGGPLWCRAKSRGTWTAGAVEDGKCNVPFLGKVLQNKEYDVLVSINGSARIIEVEWDRLQAIPDRGIATPSMLLAVGSKDGNVYPGYVSPQERRAYVLKDGASNRQDDAKILTEDEPVRYQVDHVVRNEDKSQITKTEEIVSNTTLSNPEKSVQLVTDMLDYPEKEMLYWGRIRGTITGLQAIVMDPSGNEREITWGIDNELESLRQQMVSYELPGEASIDVKLVAVIHKYEAPYSAKLTSLYSDGETRQHPISGLHIHNRLAELRADFSQPYFTSNLTEIPGEYIPSQILIHSTTTTTTTTTTNSPSSSSSSSTTENEKPQSDSLATSGGSTHTRPVAEHMSGTSATEASLLLSIISVALLMLTHKAPFIH, from the coding sequence gaaCCCAGCTGGTGCTTCTGGTGGGCGTGATGGCCCACTGTTGTTACGCCCTTGAGATGGCCAGGATCCATATTCCGCACGGGCAAGACTTGACGTCATCCACTTTACAGTGGGTGGACGTCGTAGCAGGTCATAACCCACCAGAGAATGCCGTCCACGTCACTCCAGGTGGACCTCTGTGGTGCCGTGCCAAGAGCCGTGGCACTTGGACCGCAGGCGCCGTCGAGGATGGTAAATGCAACGTCCCCTTCTTAGGAAAAGTTCTCCAGAACAAAGAGTATGACGTCCTTGTGTCCATCAACGGGTCCGCTCGCATCATCGAGGTCGAGTGGGATCGCCTCCAGGCCATTCCTGACCGTGGCATCGCAACGCCCAGCATGCTACTGGCAGTGGGATCCAAAGATGGGAACGTATACCCTGGGTACGTGTCTCCTCAAGAGCGCCGTGCATACGTCTTGAAGGATGGCGCATCCAATCGACAGGACGATGCCAAAATTCTGACTGAAGACGAGCCCGTCCGTTACCAAGTGGACCACGTGGTGAGGAACGAGGACAAGAGCCAGATTACCAAGACCGAGGAGATCGTGTCTAACACGACTTTGAGCAACCCAGAGAAATCCGTCCAGCTCGTGACTGACATGTTGGATTACCCAGAAAAGGAGATGCTTTACTGGGGTCGAATCAGGGGCACCATCACAGGTCTGCAGGCTATTGTCATGGACCCCTCGGGCAACGAGAGGGAGATCACATGGGGCATCGACAACGAACTCGAAAGCCTCCGGCAGCAGATGGTCAGCTACGAGTTGCCCGGAGAGGCCAGCATTGACGTCAAGCTCGTGGCTGTCATACACAAATACGAGGCTCCTTATTCGGCCAAACTGACTTCTCTGTATTCTGACGGTGAAACCCGCCAGCACCCTATTTCTGGGCTGCATATCCACAACCGCCTCGCCGAATTGAGGGCCGATTTCTCCCAGCCGTACTTCACCTCGAACTTGACGGAAATCCCCGGCGAATACATCCCCTCTCAGATCCTTATCCACTCCACCACCACGActacaaccaccaccaccaccaactccccatcctcctcctcctcctcctcgaccaCAGAGAACGAGAAGCCCCAGTCAGATTCCCTGGCCACTTCGGGTGGCTCTACCCACACGCGTCCAGTGGCAGAACACATGAGTGGCACCAGTGCCACCGAGGCCTCGTTGTTGCTATCCATTATATCAGTGGCACTCTTGATGCTGACCCACAAAGCCCCTTTCATCCACTGA
- the LOC136839260 gene encoding protein unzipped-like isoform X1 — translation MEKKAAVSGTQLVLLVGVMAHCCYALEMARIHIPHGQDLTSSTLQWVDVVAGHNPPENAVHVTPGGPLWCRAKSRGTWTAGAVEDGKCNVPFLGKVLQNKEYDVLVSINGSARIIEVEWDRLQAIPDRGIATPSMLLAVGSKDGNVYPGYVSPQERRAYVLKDGASNRQDDAKILTEDEPVRYQVDHVVRNEDKSQITKTEEIVSNTTLSNPEKSVQLVTDMLDYPEKEMLYWGRIRGTITGLQAIVMDPSGNEREITWGIDNELESLRQQMVSYELPGEASIDVKLVAVIHKYEAPYSAKLTSLYSDGETRQHPISGLHIHNRLAELRADFSQPYFTSNLTEIPGEYIPSQILIHSTTTTTTTTTTNSPSSSSSSSTTENEKPQSDSLATSGGSTHTRPVAEHMSGTSATEASLLLSIISVALLMLTHKAPFIH, via the coding sequence gaaCCCAGCTGGTGCTTCTGGTGGGCGTGATGGCCCACTGTTGTTACGCCCTTGAGATGGCCAGGATCCATATTCCGCACGGGCAAGACTTGACGTCATCCACTTTACAGTGGGTGGACGTCGTAGCAGGTCATAACCCACCAGAGAATGCCGTCCACGTCACTCCAGGTGGACCTCTGTGGTGCCGTGCCAAGAGCCGTGGCACTTGGACCGCAGGCGCCGTCGAGGATGGTAAATGCAACGTCCCCTTCTTAGGAAAAGTTCTCCAGAACAAAGAGTATGACGTCCTTGTGTCCATCAACGGGTCCGCTCGCATCATCGAGGTCGAGTGGGATCGCCTCCAGGCCATTCCTGACCGTGGCATCGCAACGCCCAGCATGCTACTGGCAGTGGGATCCAAAGATGGGAACGTATACCCTGGGTACGTGTCTCCTCAAGAGCGCCGTGCATACGTCTTGAAGGATGGCGCATCCAATCGACAGGACGATGCCAAAATTCTGACTGAAGACGAGCCCGTCCGTTACCAAGTGGACCACGTGGTGAGGAACGAGGACAAGAGCCAGATTACCAAGACCGAGGAGATCGTGTCTAACACGACTTTGAGCAACCCAGAGAAATCCGTCCAGCTCGTGACTGACATGTTGGATTACCCAGAAAAGGAGATGCTTTACTGGGGTCGAATCAGGGGCACCATCACAGGTCTGCAGGCTATTGTCATGGACCCCTCGGGCAACGAGAGGGAGATCACATGGGGCATCGACAACGAACTCGAAAGCCTCCGGCAGCAGATGGTCAGCTACGAGTTGCCCGGAGAGGCCAGCATTGACGTCAAGCTCGTGGCTGTCATACACAAATACGAGGCTCCTTATTCGGCCAAACTGACTTCTCTGTATTCTGACGGTGAAACCCGCCAGCACCCTATTTCTGGGCTGCATATCCACAACCGCCTCGCCGAATTGAGGGCCGATTTCTCCCAGCCGTACTTCACCTCGAACTTGACGGAAATCCCCGGCGAATACATCCCCTCTCAGATCCTTATCCACTCCACCACCACGActacaaccaccaccaccaccaactccccatcctcctcctcctcctcctcgaccaCAGAGAACGAGAAGCCCCAGTCAGATTCCCTGGCCACTTCGGGTGGCTCTACCCACACGCGTCCAGTGGCAGAACACATGAGTGGCACCAGTGCCACCGAGGCCTCGTTGTTGCTATCCATTATATCAGTGGCACTCTTGATGCTGACCCACAAAGCCCCTTTCATCCACTGA